One part of the Kryptolebias marmoratus isolate JLee-2015 linkage group LG2, ASM164957v2, whole genome shotgun sequence genome encodes these proteins:
- the cep295 gene encoding centrosomal protein of 295 kDa isoform X2 — translation MKRKVSKLRLSPNEEARIIREEHERRRKLRIQQVRDQQRYIALQIRREVEQRRQCELRQLEQELREDWERQQRDKLQTLQRLYQESLQLLGQGHRSAKENEPDLAAVAQREEENQAKAEERYREALKELKTQKIRDHERQNQPINARKKALQAERERSAKVASLPPPPPNPIQQNIDVKKPRVVKRCDPSAFATTHYHMLKSTVEREAETAQPDAHREAELEARRLQQLQKEEKRRREEQLEKARVRGRQALRREQLVQDRERLLVELEHLQQTDLLRRRQQVSQMPPQIFQPLYKRQETREDFQREMEFAFEDMYTGERRVKGDLVVQLIPEPLPASSTGSRDQELDVTLDETSTSEAEHVQNDTEQEAGSTEQEPSAEATVEPSRPAPRRALRKLLDRIRSQRNEWVDSSSRVCDSPTVTDQIPERDSTIESGSLQSEEKHKQTFIGIHEPTIPPPAVELRNQPDSSLPDVLVSKIQEFEEERKKREEELETEKRQQLFLLQELEEQKAKLEQMLLEAQQEREHLKAAVTQETTLNQPEEPVRDQEVTPGLTTESAPPAGEDDHTRRIREYQQRLLEQNRVHQRSVEVARQRLEEYQQALQIRHNMTTRSMLPVVRPPSIIPLHSTQSDHLPAPPQLPTTPAVPPFIQDEAQISEEVVRRHSEALASPPRPAFSVSSGSKLLSGVSDTLRLQRPNVNAYLTDNIMKRVTEHLPERLRPSSVSEEQLPHGLLSTHESTGSQSSSDPLRAVSPGFPPLDPGLVSGEEDMERQRRELLEAQRRVMEQREAVMQQQRLQEDERRRKEVEMEQMRRQKETLQALIDTDEQPVSHPPPEELESEDVGQQRLRLLVSLLKAIEESNGGTLSHLEDPEESDDSLQQTPSDFPETAPAGPPQPSGLFHPPRAPKPPVTRVKLGFKEIMTEQHELSAIQEVETPVNMSHVTGQEDNVTDSSHTADQDSESFVSSDGTLQTLSVSSSGQQTAERRVGSETSVHLPWRERLLSGAGTSPEHSDSDSVLKVFSPLSSDSGRGADFSGPANTSYKSPTERLCRPPESVCFSSTTISSGSYVTTDPEQNADTDKSLSFKQENGADLSDVSSPCGPTLSTEENSSAGRPAASVHSVFDDSSIQRIIDKYTRELNVSLGSAETATGRMMEDENSAARQSFLSHTAGAQRSVPDLNSTVHPNLEHFSTDQDSFQPLIGHLTDQSSCLAADQRESVLEQLVGQPSAHSSMIGPLPSFDQGGWDSTLSRMIGRLSHQSGSLWLSPGQDFYAGQLMGRVASESSWLDGSPEESQMRPLIGELDESADQHSGSSGESSSVVLGVVPSDRTSPPEAPPSSVPVPDVTPHLQDPSSTVDLDSQGAEEGSDLFHPLEAEITHNETADPSMTFHLPEHNVSDTPEGYSASGEHFEPSPEQLRTEEQKRCRSSPSLQESFSQLLISECPPQESILIMSPSLKTDVEQNSYLLSNLSMCCDTAAQRTGVSEMHKDLDPVLEHCAGEKFDQEENQMDFFPSSEKIIEAAGEKGILEQSEITLVSLTDTTLQDEETTITEEMVQEDDLSEGLKKDDQTETEELQSTSFPKETPEEDCQTHSGTTLEFQWGPSKDLQDVFQQKRSALLQRSNRRVEELKAKGAQSRGTEPVTCKAKTTSQPQKNCSRAKGGQAAQKRPPLPSSVSGSNMKKVEVKICTPEQRKHDLSVMHKRTQRLYEQLEEVKQQKTIRSRQEDYARNRLKAKEFHKKTLQKLRAKQTPQ, via the exons GTGCGGGACCAGCAGAGGTACATCGCCCTGCAGATCCGCCGAGAGGTCGAGCAGAGACGGCAGTGTGAGCTGcgacagctggagcaggagctGAGGGAGGACTGGGAGCGCCAACAGAGGGACAAACTCCAGACGCTGCAGAGGTTATACCAAGAGAGCCTGCAGCTTCTCGGCCAGGGCCACAGGAGCGCAAAAGAAAAT GAACCTGACCTGGCAGCTGTCGctcagagggaggaggaaaatCAGGCCAAAGCAGAGGAGCGTTATCGAGAAGCCCTGAAGGAGCTCAAAACGCAAAAGATCCGAGATCATGAGAGGCAAAACCA ACCCATTAATGCCAGGAAGAAGGCTCTACAGGCAGAAAGGGAAAGATCAGCGAAGGTGGCcagcctccctcctcctcctccaaaccCCATCCAG CAGAACATTGATGTCAAGAAGCCACGTGTCGTGAAGCGATGTGACCCGAGTGCCTTTGCTACCACACATTACCACATGCTAAAGAGCACCGTAGAGAGGGAGGCAGAAACTGCTCAG CCCGATGCCCACAGGGAGGCCGAGCTGGAGGCCAggaggctgcagcagctgcagaaggaggagaagaggaggagggaggagcagctggagaaagCTCGAGTCAGGGGGAGGCAGGCTCTGAGGAGGGAGCAGCTTGTGCAG gATCGGGAGCGTTTGCTGGTTGAGCTGGAGCACCTGCAGCAGACGGACCTGCTGAGGAGGAGACAACAGGTATCACAGATGCCACCGCAGATCTTTCAGCCTCTCTACAAGAGACAGGAGACAAGAGAGGACTTTCAGAGGGAGATGGAGTTCGCCTTTGAGGACATGTACACCGGAGAGAGGC GAGTTAAAGGTGACCTGGTGGTCCAGCTGATACCCGAGCCTCTTCCAGCTTCTTCCACTGGCAGCCGGGACCAGGAGCTGGACGTTACTTTGGATGAAACCTCCACGTCTGAAGCAGAACATGTACAAAATGACACAGAGCAGGAAGCTGGAAGCACTGAGCAGGAACCATCAGCTGAag ctACAGTGGAGCCTTCGAGGCCCGCTCCCAGACGGGCACTGAGGAAACTCCTGGATCGCATCAGGAGCCAGAGGAACGAGTGGGTTGACAGCAGCAGCCGTGTTTGTGATTCTCCGACTGTCACGGATCAGATCCCAGAGCGGGACTCAACCATCGAATCAGGATCTTTACAGAGTGAAGAGAAACATAAACAGACCTTCATCGGGATCCATGAGCCCACCATCCCTCCACCAG CTGTGGAGCTTAGAAACCAGCCAGACAGTTCCCTTCCTGATGTTCTCGTCAGCAAAATTCAAGAATTTGAAGAAGAACGAAAGAAAAGG gaagaggagctggagacggAGAAACGGCAGCAGTTGTTTCTCCTGCAGGAGCTGGAAGAGCAGAAAGCCAAACTGGAACAGATGCTGCTCGAGGCTCAGCAGGAGAGGGAACACCTGAAGGCTGCTGTGACTCAGGAAACAACCCTTAACCAACCAGAAGAACCCGTACGGGACCAGGAGGTCACCCCCGGTTTAACCACCGAG TCGGCTCCTCCTGCAGGTGAAGACGATCACACCAGAAGAATCAGAGAATACCAGCAGAGGCTGTTGGAGCAGAACAG AGTTCACCAGAGGTCAGTGGAAGTGGCTCGTCAGCGTTTGGAAGAGTACCAACAAGCTCTACAAATTCGCCACAACATGACCACCAGGTCAATGCTGCCTGTTGTCCGGCCTCCAAGCATCATCCCTCTGCATAGTACACAGTCTGATCaccttccagctcctcctcagctccccACTACACCTGCAGTGCCTCCATTTATTCAGGATGAAGCACAAATCTCAGAGGAAGTTGTCAGAAGACACTCTGAGGCGTTGGCTTCACCTCCCCGTCCTGCTTTCAGTGTGAGTTCTGGCTCCAAGTTGCTGTCAGGTGTTTCAGACACTCTGAGGTTACAGAGACCAAACGTAAACGCTTACCTGACTGATAACATAATGAAAAGAGTAACAGAACACTTACCAGAAAGACTAAGACCATCCTCAGTCTCTGAGGAGCAGCTGCCTCACGGACTGTTATCGACACACGAGTCAACCGGCTCACAATCATCCTCTGATCCGCTCCGAGCCGTTAGCCCGGGCTTCCCACCTCTGGATCCAGGCCTGGTCTCCGGAGAGGAGGACATGGAGAGGCAGAGACGAGAGCTGCTGGAGGCTCAGAGACGAGTGATGGAGCAGAGGGAGGCAGTGATGCAGCAGCAGAGGCTGCAGGAAGACGAGAGGCGGAGGAAGGAAGTGGAGATGGAGCAGATGAGGAGACAAAAGGAGACGCTGCAGGCTCTCATCGACACTGACGAACAA CCCGTTTCACACCCTCCCCCTGAAGAGCTGGAATCTGAGGATGTTGGTCAACAACGACTGAGGTTGCTCGTCTCCCTGCTGAAGGCCATTGAGGAGTCAAACGGGGGAACTTTATCACACTTAGAGGATCCTGAAGAGAGCGATGACTCCCTTCAACAAACTCCGTCTGACTTTCCTGAGACAG ctCCTGCTGGACCTCCTCAGCCTTCAGGTCTCTTTCATCCTCCTCGAGCACCAAAACCCCCGGTCACACGTGTCAAATTAGgctttaaagaaataatgacTGAACAGCATGAGCTCAGCGCCATTCAAGAGGTGGAGACTCCTGTCAACATGAGTCATGTCACAG GTCAGGAGGATAATGTGACAGATTCTTCTCACACTGCAGACCAGGATTCAGAGTCGTTTGTGTCGTCTGATGGGACTCTGCAGACTCTGTCCGTGTCCAGCAGTGGACAACAAACTGCTGAGAGACGAGTCGGCTCAGAGACATCCGTCCATCTTCCCTGGAGGGAGAGACTGCTGTCCGGAGCAGGAACGTCTCCAGAGCATTCAGACTCGG ATTCCGTCCTGAAAGTTTTCTCGCCGCTTTCTTCTGATTCTGGGAGAGGAGCTGACTTTTCTGGTCCTGCAAATACCAGCTATAAATCCCCCACGGAG CGTCTCTGCAGGCCTCCAGAGTCGGTCTGCTTCTCCTCCACCACGATCTCCAGCGGCAGCTACGTCACCACCGACCCCGAGCAAAACGCAGACACCG ATAAATCTCTGTCCTTCAAACAAGAAAATGGAGCAGATTTAAGCGACGTCTCGTCTCCTTGTGGTCCGACTCTGAGTACAGAGGAAAACTCATCTGCGGGTCGTCCTGCTGCTTCTGTTCATTCAGTGTTTGACGACAGCAGCATCCAGAGAATTATAGATAAATATACCAGGGAGCTCAATGTCTCCCTCGGCTCTGCAGAGACAGCAACAg ggAGGATGATGGAGGATGAAAACTCAGCAGCTCGTCAGTCCTTTCTGTCGCACACAGCAGGAGCTCAGAGGAGCGTCCCG GACCTGAACAGCACCGTCCATCCCAACTTGGAGCATTTCTCCACTGATCAGGACTCTTTCCAGCCTTTGATTGGTCACCTGACTGACCAATCATCGTGTCTCGCCGCTGACCAGAGGGAGTCGGTTCTGGAGCAGCTGGTCGGACAGCCGTCAGCTCACTCTTCGATGATTGGTCCCCTGCCGAGCTTCGATCAGGGCGGGTGGGACTCCACTCTGAGTCGGATGATTGGCCGCCTCTCCCATCAGTCCGGCTCTCTTTGGCTGAGTCCTGGGCAGGACTTTTATGCCGGTCAGCTGATGGGTCGGGTGGCGTCTGAGTCATCGTGGTTGGATGGAAGTCCAGAGGAGAGTCAGATGAGACCGCTGATCGGGGAGCTGGATGAGTCTGCTGACCAACACAGTGGAAGCTCAG GGGAAAGTAGCAGTGTGGTTCTTGGTGTTGTGCCGTCAGACCGGACGTCCCCTCCAGAAGCGCCGCCTAGTAGCGTGCCTGTCCCAGATGTTACTCCACATCTGCAGGACCCAAGCAGCACAGTGGACCTGGACTCTCAAGGGGCTGAAGAAG GCTCAGATTTGTTCCACCCATTGGAGGCTGAAATCACCCACAATGAAACAGCTGACCCCTCAATGACCTTTCACCTGCCTGAACACAATGTTTCTGACACTCCTGAAGGATATTCAGCCAGCGGGGAGCACTTCGAACCGTCACCTGAGCAGCTTCGAACAGAGGAGCAGAAGCGCTGCAGATCCTCCCCCTCTCTACAAGAATCCTTCTCCCAGCTTCTTATCTCTGAATGTCCCCCCCAGGAGTCGATTCTTATCATGTCCCCCTCCTTAAAGACAGATGTGGAGCAAAACTCTTATCTCCTGTCAAATTTAAGCATGTGTTGTGACACAGCAGCTCAGAGGACAGGGGTTTCTGAAATGCACAAAGATTTAGACCCAGTCCTCGAACATTGTGCAGGAGAGAAGTTTGATCAAGAAGAAAACcagatggatttttttccttcttcagaAAAGATAATA GAAGCAGCTGGTGAGAAGGGGATCCTTGAGCAGTCTGAGATAACATTAGTGAGTCTGACAGACACCACGCTCCAGGATGAGGAGACGACCATCACAGAGGAGATGGTTCAGGAAGATGACCTTTCAGAGGGACTCAAAAAGGATGACCAGACGGAGACAGAG GAGCTTCAGTCTACATCATTCCCAAAGGAGACTCCTGAGGAGGACTGTCAGACACATTCAG GGACCACCCTGGAGTTTCAGTGGGGTCCAAGCAAAGACCTGCAGGACGTCTTCCAGCAGAAGCGCTCGGCTCTTCTTCAGAGATCCAACCGCAGGGTGGAGGAGCTCAAAGCCAAAGGAGCTCAGAGCCGAGGCACAGAACCTGTCACCTGCAAGGCCAAAACTACATCCCAACCTCAGAAGAACTGTAGCAGGGCAAAGGGAGGACAGGCTGCACAGAAAAGGCCACCACTTCCCTCTTCAG TTAGTGGCTCCAACATGAAAAAAGTCGAGGTGAAGATCTGCACACCTGAGCAGAGGAAACATGATCTTTCTGTGATGCACAAGAGAACTCAGAG GTTGTacgagcagctggaggaggtgaaacagcagaaaaccaTCAGGAGCAGGCAGGAAGATTACGccagaaacagactgaaggcCAAGGAGTTCCACaag AAAACGTTACAGAAGCTTCGTGCCAAACAGACTCCACAGTGA
- the cep295 gene encoding centrosomal protein of 295 kDa isoform X1 yields MKRKVSKLRLSPNEEARIIREEHERRRKLRIQQVRDQQRYIALQIRREVEQRRQCELRQLEQELREDWERQQRDKLQTLQRLYQESLQLLGQGHRSAKENEPDLAAVAQREEENQAKAEERYREALKELKTQKIRDHERQNQPINARKKALQAERERSAKVASLPPPPPNPIQQNIDVKKPRVVKRCDPSAFATTHYHMLKSTVEREAETAQPDAHREAELEARRLQQLQKEEKRRREEQLEKARVRGRQALRREQLVQDRERLLVELEHLQQTDLLRRRQQVSQMPPQIFQPLYKRQETREDFQREMEFAFEDMYTGERRVKGDLVVQLIPEPLPASSTGSRDQELDVTLDETSTSEAEHVQNDTEQEAGSTEQEPSAEATVEPSRPAPRRALRKLLDRIRSQRNEWVDSSSRVCDSPTVTDQIPERDSTIESGSLQSEEKHKQTFIGIHEPTIPPPAAVELRNQPDSSLPDVLVSKIQEFEEERKKREEELETEKRQQLFLLQELEEQKAKLEQMLLEAQQEREHLKAAVTQETTLNQPEEPVRDQEVTPGLTTESAPPAGEDDHTRRIREYQQRLLEQNRVHQRSVEVARQRLEEYQQALQIRHNMTTRSMLPVVRPPSIIPLHSTQSDHLPAPPQLPTTPAVPPFIQDEAQISEEVVRRHSEALASPPRPAFSVSSGSKLLSGVSDTLRLQRPNVNAYLTDNIMKRVTEHLPERLRPSSVSEEQLPHGLLSTHESTGSQSSSDPLRAVSPGFPPLDPGLVSGEEDMERQRRELLEAQRRVMEQREAVMQQQRLQEDERRRKEVEMEQMRRQKETLQALIDTDEQPVSHPPPEELESEDVGQQRLRLLVSLLKAIEESNGGTLSHLEDPEESDDSLQQTPSDFPETAPAGPPQPSGLFHPPRAPKPPVTRVKLGFKEIMTEQHELSAIQEVETPVNMSHVTGQEDNVTDSSHTADQDSESFVSSDGTLQTLSVSSSGQQTAERRVGSETSVHLPWRERLLSGAGTSPEHSDSDSVLKVFSPLSSDSGRGADFSGPANTSYKSPTERLCRPPESVCFSSTTISSGSYVTTDPEQNADTDKSLSFKQENGADLSDVSSPCGPTLSTEENSSAGRPAASVHSVFDDSSIQRIIDKYTRELNVSLGSAETATGRMMEDENSAARQSFLSHTAGAQRSVPDLNSTVHPNLEHFSTDQDSFQPLIGHLTDQSSCLAADQRESVLEQLVGQPSAHSSMIGPLPSFDQGGWDSTLSRMIGRLSHQSGSLWLSPGQDFYAGQLMGRVASESSWLDGSPEESQMRPLIGELDESADQHSGSSGESSSVVLGVVPSDRTSPPEAPPSSVPVPDVTPHLQDPSSTVDLDSQGAEEGSDLFHPLEAEITHNETADPSMTFHLPEHNVSDTPEGYSASGEHFEPSPEQLRTEEQKRCRSSPSLQESFSQLLISECPPQESILIMSPSLKTDVEQNSYLLSNLSMCCDTAAQRTGVSEMHKDLDPVLEHCAGEKFDQEENQMDFFPSSEKIIEAAGEKGILEQSEITLVSLTDTTLQDEETTITEEMVQEDDLSEGLKKDDQTETEELQSTSFPKETPEEDCQTHSGTTLEFQWGPSKDLQDVFQQKRSALLQRSNRRVEELKAKGAQSRGTEPVTCKAKTTSQPQKNCSRAKGGQAAQKRPPLPSSVSGSNMKKVEVKICTPEQRKHDLSVMHKRTQRLYEQLEEVKQQKTIRSRQEDYARNRLKAKEFHKKTLQKLRAKQTPQ; encoded by the exons GTGCGGGACCAGCAGAGGTACATCGCCCTGCAGATCCGCCGAGAGGTCGAGCAGAGACGGCAGTGTGAGCTGcgacagctggagcaggagctGAGGGAGGACTGGGAGCGCCAACAGAGGGACAAACTCCAGACGCTGCAGAGGTTATACCAAGAGAGCCTGCAGCTTCTCGGCCAGGGCCACAGGAGCGCAAAAGAAAAT GAACCTGACCTGGCAGCTGTCGctcagagggaggaggaaaatCAGGCCAAAGCAGAGGAGCGTTATCGAGAAGCCCTGAAGGAGCTCAAAACGCAAAAGATCCGAGATCATGAGAGGCAAAACCA ACCCATTAATGCCAGGAAGAAGGCTCTACAGGCAGAAAGGGAAAGATCAGCGAAGGTGGCcagcctccctcctcctcctccaaaccCCATCCAG CAGAACATTGATGTCAAGAAGCCACGTGTCGTGAAGCGATGTGACCCGAGTGCCTTTGCTACCACACATTACCACATGCTAAAGAGCACCGTAGAGAGGGAGGCAGAAACTGCTCAG CCCGATGCCCACAGGGAGGCCGAGCTGGAGGCCAggaggctgcagcagctgcagaaggaggagaagaggaggagggaggagcagctggagaaagCTCGAGTCAGGGGGAGGCAGGCTCTGAGGAGGGAGCAGCTTGTGCAG gATCGGGAGCGTTTGCTGGTTGAGCTGGAGCACCTGCAGCAGACGGACCTGCTGAGGAGGAGACAACAGGTATCACAGATGCCACCGCAGATCTTTCAGCCTCTCTACAAGAGACAGGAGACAAGAGAGGACTTTCAGAGGGAGATGGAGTTCGCCTTTGAGGACATGTACACCGGAGAGAGGC GAGTTAAAGGTGACCTGGTGGTCCAGCTGATACCCGAGCCTCTTCCAGCTTCTTCCACTGGCAGCCGGGACCAGGAGCTGGACGTTACTTTGGATGAAACCTCCACGTCTGAAGCAGAACATGTACAAAATGACACAGAGCAGGAAGCTGGAAGCACTGAGCAGGAACCATCAGCTGAag ctACAGTGGAGCCTTCGAGGCCCGCTCCCAGACGGGCACTGAGGAAACTCCTGGATCGCATCAGGAGCCAGAGGAACGAGTGGGTTGACAGCAGCAGCCGTGTTTGTGATTCTCCGACTGTCACGGATCAGATCCCAGAGCGGGACTCAACCATCGAATCAGGATCTTTACAGAGTGAAGAGAAACATAAACAGACCTTCATCGGGATCCATGAGCCCACCATCCCTCCACCAG caGCTGTGGAGCTTAGAAACCAGCCAGACAGTTCCCTTCCTGATGTTCTCGTCAGCAAAATTCAAGAATTTGAAGAAGAACGAAAGAAAAGG gaagaggagctggagacggAGAAACGGCAGCAGTTGTTTCTCCTGCAGGAGCTGGAAGAGCAGAAAGCCAAACTGGAACAGATGCTGCTCGAGGCTCAGCAGGAGAGGGAACACCTGAAGGCTGCTGTGACTCAGGAAACAACCCTTAACCAACCAGAAGAACCCGTACGGGACCAGGAGGTCACCCCCGGTTTAACCACCGAG TCGGCTCCTCCTGCAGGTGAAGACGATCACACCAGAAGAATCAGAGAATACCAGCAGAGGCTGTTGGAGCAGAACAG AGTTCACCAGAGGTCAGTGGAAGTGGCTCGTCAGCGTTTGGAAGAGTACCAACAAGCTCTACAAATTCGCCACAACATGACCACCAGGTCAATGCTGCCTGTTGTCCGGCCTCCAAGCATCATCCCTCTGCATAGTACACAGTCTGATCaccttccagctcctcctcagctccccACTACACCTGCAGTGCCTCCATTTATTCAGGATGAAGCACAAATCTCAGAGGAAGTTGTCAGAAGACACTCTGAGGCGTTGGCTTCACCTCCCCGTCCTGCTTTCAGTGTGAGTTCTGGCTCCAAGTTGCTGTCAGGTGTTTCAGACACTCTGAGGTTACAGAGACCAAACGTAAACGCTTACCTGACTGATAACATAATGAAAAGAGTAACAGAACACTTACCAGAAAGACTAAGACCATCCTCAGTCTCTGAGGAGCAGCTGCCTCACGGACTGTTATCGACACACGAGTCAACCGGCTCACAATCATCCTCTGATCCGCTCCGAGCCGTTAGCCCGGGCTTCCCACCTCTGGATCCAGGCCTGGTCTCCGGAGAGGAGGACATGGAGAGGCAGAGACGAGAGCTGCTGGAGGCTCAGAGACGAGTGATGGAGCAGAGGGAGGCAGTGATGCAGCAGCAGAGGCTGCAGGAAGACGAGAGGCGGAGGAAGGAAGTGGAGATGGAGCAGATGAGGAGACAAAAGGAGACGCTGCAGGCTCTCATCGACACTGACGAACAA CCCGTTTCACACCCTCCCCCTGAAGAGCTGGAATCTGAGGATGTTGGTCAACAACGACTGAGGTTGCTCGTCTCCCTGCTGAAGGCCATTGAGGAGTCAAACGGGGGAACTTTATCACACTTAGAGGATCCTGAAGAGAGCGATGACTCCCTTCAACAAACTCCGTCTGACTTTCCTGAGACAG ctCCTGCTGGACCTCCTCAGCCTTCAGGTCTCTTTCATCCTCCTCGAGCACCAAAACCCCCGGTCACACGTGTCAAATTAGgctttaaagaaataatgacTGAACAGCATGAGCTCAGCGCCATTCAAGAGGTGGAGACTCCTGTCAACATGAGTCATGTCACAG GTCAGGAGGATAATGTGACAGATTCTTCTCACACTGCAGACCAGGATTCAGAGTCGTTTGTGTCGTCTGATGGGACTCTGCAGACTCTGTCCGTGTCCAGCAGTGGACAACAAACTGCTGAGAGACGAGTCGGCTCAGAGACATCCGTCCATCTTCCCTGGAGGGAGAGACTGCTGTCCGGAGCAGGAACGTCTCCAGAGCATTCAGACTCGG ATTCCGTCCTGAAAGTTTTCTCGCCGCTTTCTTCTGATTCTGGGAGAGGAGCTGACTTTTCTGGTCCTGCAAATACCAGCTATAAATCCCCCACGGAG CGTCTCTGCAGGCCTCCAGAGTCGGTCTGCTTCTCCTCCACCACGATCTCCAGCGGCAGCTACGTCACCACCGACCCCGAGCAAAACGCAGACACCG ATAAATCTCTGTCCTTCAAACAAGAAAATGGAGCAGATTTAAGCGACGTCTCGTCTCCTTGTGGTCCGACTCTGAGTACAGAGGAAAACTCATCTGCGGGTCGTCCTGCTGCTTCTGTTCATTCAGTGTTTGACGACAGCAGCATCCAGAGAATTATAGATAAATATACCAGGGAGCTCAATGTCTCCCTCGGCTCTGCAGAGACAGCAACAg ggAGGATGATGGAGGATGAAAACTCAGCAGCTCGTCAGTCCTTTCTGTCGCACACAGCAGGAGCTCAGAGGAGCGTCCCG GACCTGAACAGCACCGTCCATCCCAACTTGGAGCATTTCTCCACTGATCAGGACTCTTTCCAGCCTTTGATTGGTCACCTGACTGACCAATCATCGTGTCTCGCCGCTGACCAGAGGGAGTCGGTTCTGGAGCAGCTGGTCGGACAGCCGTCAGCTCACTCTTCGATGATTGGTCCCCTGCCGAGCTTCGATCAGGGCGGGTGGGACTCCACTCTGAGTCGGATGATTGGCCGCCTCTCCCATCAGTCCGGCTCTCTTTGGCTGAGTCCTGGGCAGGACTTTTATGCCGGTCAGCTGATGGGTCGGGTGGCGTCTGAGTCATCGTGGTTGGATGGAAGTCCAGAGGAGAGTCAGATGAGACCGCTGATCGGGGAGCTGGATGAGTCTGCTGACCAACACAGTGGAAGCTCAG GGGAAAGTAGCAGTGTGGTTCTTGGTGTTGTGCCGTCAGACCGGACGTCCCCTCCAGAAGCGCCGCCTAGTAGCGTGCCTGTCCCAGATGTTACTCCACATCTGCAGGACCCAAGCAGCACAGTGGACCTGGACTCTCAAGGGGCTGAAGAAG GCTCAGATTTGTTCCACCCATTGGAGGCTGAAATCACCCACAATGAAACAGCTGACCCCTCAATGACCTTTCACCTGCCTGAACACAATGTTTCTGACACTCCTGAAGGATATTCAGCCAGCGGGGAGCACTTCGAACCGTCACCTGAGCAGCTTCGAACAGAGGAGCAGAAGCGCTGCAGATCCTCCCCCTCTCTACAAGAATCCTTCTCCCAGCTTCTTATCTCTGAATGTCCCCCCCAGGAGTCGATTCTTATCATGTCCCCCTCCTTAAAGACAGATGTGGAGCAAAACTCTTATCTCCTGTCAAATTTAAGCATGTGTTGTGACACAGCAGCTCAGAGGACAGGGGTTTCTGAAATGCACAAAGATTTAGACCCAGTCCTCGAACATTGTGCAGGAGAGAAGTTTGATCAAGAAGAAAACcagatggatttttttccttcttcagaAAAGATAATA GAAGCAGCTGGTGAGAAGGGGATCCTTGAGCAGTCTGAGATAACATTAGTGAGTCTGACAGACACCACGCTCCAGGATGAGGAGACGACCATCACAGAGGAGATGGTTCAGGAAGATGACCTTTCAGAGGGACTCAAAAAGGATGACCAGACGGAGACAGAG GAGCTTCAGTCTACATCATTCCCAAAGGAGACTCCTGAGGAGGACTGTCAGACACATTCAG GGACCACCCTGGAGTTTCAGTGGGGTCCAAGCAAAGACCTGCAGGACGTCTTCCAGCAGAAGCGCTCGGCTCTTCTTCAGAGATCCAACCGCAGGGTGGAGGAGCTCAAAGCCAAAGGAGCTCAGAGCCGAGGCACAGAACCTGTCACCTGCAAGGCCAAAACTACATCCCAACCTCAGAAGAACTGTAGCAGGGCAAAGGGAGGACAGGCTGCACAGAAAAGGCCACCACTTCCCTCTTCAG TTAGTGGCTCCAACATGAAAAAAGTCGAGGTGAAGATCTGCACACCTGAGCAGAGGAAACATGATCTTTCTGTGATGCACAAGAGAACTCAGAG GTTGTacgagcagctggaggaggtgaaacagcagaaaaccaTCAGGAGCAGGCAGGAAGATTACGccagaaacagactgaaggcCAAGGAGTTCCACaag AAAACGTTACAGAAGCTTCGTGCCAAACAGACTCCACAGTGA